From the genome of Microtus ochrogaster isolate Prairie Vole_2 unplaced genomic scaffold, MicOch1.0 UNK44, whole genome shotgun sequence, one region includes:
- the Dnajc7 gene encoding dnaJ homolog subfamily C member 7 isoform X1, with translation MAATAECDVVMAGTEPELLEDEDSKREAESFKEQGNAYYAKKDYNEAYNYYTKAIDMCPKNASYYGNRAATLMMLGRFREALGDAQQSVRLDDSFVRGHLREGKCHLSLGNAMAACRSFQRALELDHKNAQAQQEFKNANAVMEYEKIAEMDFEKRDFRKVVFCMDRALEFAPACHRFKILKAECLAMLGRYPEAQFVASDILRMDSTNADALYVRGLCLYYEDCIEKAVQFFVQALRMAPDHEKACIACRNAKALKAKKEDGNKAFKEGNYKLAYELYTEALGIDPNNIKTNAKLYCNRGTVNSKLRKLDDAIEDCTNAVKLDDTYIKAYLRRAQCYMDTEQFEEAVRDYEKVYQTEKTKEHKQLLKNAQLELKKSKRKDYYKILGVDKNASEDEIKKAYRKRALMHHPDRHSGASAEVQKEEEKKFKEVGEAFTILSDPKKKTRYDSGQDLDEEGMNMGDFDANNIFKAFFGGPGGFSFEASGPGNFFFQFG, from the exons ggAAGCGGAATCCTTCAAGGAACAAGGGAATGCATATTATGCTAAGAAGGACTACAATGAGGCTTATAACTACTATACAAAAGCTATAG ATATGTGTCCTAAAAATGCCAGCTATTATGGTAATCGAGCGGCTACACTGATGATGCTTGGGCGGTTCCGGGAAGCTCTTGGGGACGCACAGCAGTCAGTGAGATTGGATGACAGTTTTGTCCGG GGACACCTCCGAGAAGGCAAATGCCACCTCTCACTGGGGAATGCAATGGCAGCATGTCGCAGTTTCCAAAGAGCCCTAGAACTGGATCATAAAAATGCCCAGGCACAACAGGAG tTCAAGAACGCCAATGCAGTCATGGAGTATGAGAAAATAGCGGAAATGGATTTTGAAAAACGAGATTTCCGGAAG GTGGTTTTCTGCATGGACCGTGCCCTAGAATTTGCCCCTGCCTGCCATCGCTTCAAAATCCTCAAAGCAGAATGTTTAGCAATGCTGGGTCGATACCCAGAAGCACAGTTTGTGGCCAG TGACATTTTACGAATGGATTCCACCAATGCTGATGCTCTGTATGTCCGGGGTCTTTGCCTTTATTATGAAGATTGTATTGAAAAAGCAGTTCAGTTTTTTGTGCAGGCTCTCAGGATGGCTCCTGACCACGAGAAGGCTTGTATCGCTTGTAGA AATGCCAAAGCCCTTAAAGCCaagaaagaagatggaaataAAGCATTTAAGGAAGGAAATTACAAGCTAGCATATGAACTGTACACAGAAGCCTTGGGGATAGACcccaacaacataaaaacaaatgctaaaCTCTACTGTAATCGGGGTACGGTTAATTCCAAG CTTAGGAAGCTAGATGACGCCATAGAGGACTGCACGAATGCGGTGAAACTCGATGACACCTACATAAAAGCCTACTTGAGAAGAGCTCAGTG TTACATGGACACAGAGCAGTTTGAAGAAGCTGTGCGGGACTATGAAAAAGTCTATCAGACGGAGAAAACAAAAG AACACAAACAGCTCCTAAAGAATGCACAACTGGAGCTGAAGAAGAGCAAGAGGAAAGATTACTACAAGATCCTGGGGGTCGACAAGAATGCCTCTGAGGACGAGATCAAGAAAGCTTACCGGAAACGGGCCTTGATGCACCATCCAG ATCGGCACAGTGGGGCCAGTGCTGAGgttcagaaggaggaggaaaagaaattcaaagaagtGGGAGAGGCCTTTACCATCCTCTCTGACCCCAAGAAAAAGACTCGTTATGACAGTGGACAGGACCTGGATGAGGAGGGCATGAATATGGGCG ACTTTGATGCAAACAACATTTTCAAGGCATTCTTCGGTGGTCCTGGGGGCTTCAGCTTTGAAG cGTCTGGCCCGGGgaatttcttctttcagtttggCTAA
- the Cnp gene encoding 2',3'-cyclic-nucleotide 3'-phosphodiesterase — protein MNTSFSRKSHTFLPKIFFRKMSSSGAKDKPELQFPFLQDEDTVATLYECKTLFILRGLPGSGKSTLARQIVDKYHNGTKMVSADAYKINPGSRAEFSEEYKRLDEDLAAYCRRDVRVLVLDDTNHERERLDQLFEMADQYQYQVVLVEPKTAWRLDCAQLKEKNQWQLSAEELKKLKPGLEKDFLPLYFGWFLTKKSSETLRKAGQVFLEELGNHKAFKKELRHFISGDEPKEKLDLVSYFGKRPPGVLHCTTKFCDYGKATGAEEYAQQDVVKRSYSKAFKLSISALFVTPKTVGAQVVLNEQQLLLWPSDVDKPSSSESLPAGSRAHITLGCAADVQPVQTGLDLLEILQQEKGGSRGEEVGELPRGKLYSLGKGRWMLTLAKKMEVKTIFTGYYGKGKPVPTHGSRKGGAMQICTII, from the exons ATG AACACAAGCTTTTCCCGAAAGAGCCACACGTTCCTGCCCAAGATCTTCTTCCGAAAAATGTCATCCTCAGGAGCCAAGGACAAGCCAGAGCTGCAGTTCCCCTTCCTCCAGGACGAGGACACGGTGGCCACACTTTATGAGTGCAAGACACTCTTCATCCTGCGCGGCCTGCCAGGCAGCGGCAAGTCTACGCTGGCTCGGCAGATCGTGGATAAGTACCACAATGGGACCAAGATGGTATCTGCTGATGCTTACAAGATCAACCCTGGTTCCCGAGCAGAATTCTCCGAGGAATACAAGCGGCTGGACGAGGACCTGGCTGCCTACTGCCGCCGGGACGTCAGGGTTCTTGTGTTGGATGATACCAACCACGAGCGGGAGCGGCTGGATCAGCTCTTTGAAATGGCCGATCAGTACCAGTACCAGGTGGTGTTGGTGGAACCCAAGACAGCATGGCGGCTGGACTGTGCCCAGCTCAAGGAGAAGAACCAGTGGCAGCTGTCTGCTGAAGAGCTGAAGAAACTGAAGCCTGGGTTGGAGAAGGACTTCCTGCCGCTCTACTTTGGCTGGTTCCTGACCAAAAAGAGTTCTGAGACCCTCCGTAAAGCTGGCCAGGTCTTTCTGGAGGAGCTGGGGAATCACAAGGCTTTCAAGAAGGAGCTTCGACACT TTATTTCTGGGGATGAACCCAAGGAGAAGCTTGATCTGGTCAGCTACTTTGGAAAGAGACCCCCAGGCGTGCTGCACTGTACAACCAAATTCTGTGACTACGGGAAGGCCACCGGGGCAGAAGAATATGCCCAGCAGGAT gtGGTGAAGAGATCTTACAGCAAGGCCTTCAAACTGTCCATCTCAGCCCTCTTTGTGACACCCAAGACGGTTGGGGCCCAGGTGGTGTTGAATGAGCAGCAGCTGCTGTTGTGGCCAAGTGACGTGGATAAGCCATCTTCCTCGGAGAGTCTGCCTGCAGGGAGCCGAGCTCACATCACTCTCGGCTGTGCAGCAGATGTACAGCCCGTGCAGACAGGCCTTGACCTCTTAGAGATTTTGCAGCAGGAGAAGGGGGGCAGCCGAGGTGAGGAGGTGGGTGAGCTCCCCAGGGGCAAGCTCTATTCCTTGGGCAAAGGCCGCTGGATGCTGACCTTGGCTAAGAAGATGGAGGTCAAGACCATCTTCACAGGGTACTATGGGAAGGGCAAACCTGTGCCCACACATGGCAGCCGGAAGGGGGGTGCCATGCAGATTTGCACCATCATCTGA
- the Dnajc7 gene encoding dnaJ homolog subfamily C member 7 isoform X2, whose amino-acid sequence MCPKNASYYGNRAATLMMLGRFREALGDAQQSVRLDDSFVRGHLREGKCHLSLGNAMAACRSFQRALELDHKNAQAQQEFKNANAVMEYEKIAEMDFEKRDFRKVVFCMDRALEFAPACHRFKILKAECLAMLGRYPEAQFVASDILRMDSTNADALYVRGLCLYYEDCIEKAVQFFVQALRMAPDHEKACIACRNAKALKAKKEDGNKAFKEGNYKLAYELYTEALGIDPNNIKTNAKLYCNRGTVNSKLRKLDDAIEDCTNAVKLDDTYIKAYLRRAQCYMDTEQFEEAVRDYEKVYQTEKTKEHKQLLKNAQLELKKSKRKDYYKILGVDKNASEDEIKKAYRKRALMHHPDRHSGASAEVQKEEEKKFKEVGEAFTILSDPKKKTRYDSGQDLDEEGMNMGDFDANNIFKAFFGGPGGFSFEASGPGNFFFQFG is encoded by the exons ATGTGTCCTAAAAATGCCAGCTATTATGGTAATCGAGCGGCTACACTGATGATGCTTGGGCGGTTCCGGGAAGCTCTTGGGGACGCACAGCAGTCAGTGAGATTGGATGACAGTTTTGTCCGG GGACACCTCCGAGAAGGCAAATGCCACCTCTCACTGGGGAATGCAATGGCAGCATGTCGCAGTTTCCAAAGAGCCCTAGAACTGGATCATAAAAATGCCCAGGCACAACAGGAG tTCAAGAACGCCAATGCAGTCATGGAGTATGAGAAAATAGCGGAAATGGATTTTGAAAAACGAGATTTCCGGAAG GTGGTTTTCTGCATGGACCGTGCCCTAGAATTTGCCCCTGCCTGCCATCGCTTCAAAATCCTCAAAGCAGAATGTTTAGCAATGCTGGGTCGATACCCAGAAGCACAGTTTGTGGCCAG TGACATTTTACGAATGGATTCCACCAATGCTGATGCTCTGTATGTCCGGGGTCTTTGCCTTTATTATGAAGATTGTATTGAAAAAGCAGTTCAGTTTTTTGTGCAGGCTCTCAGGATGGCTCCTGACCACGAGAAGGCTTGTATCGCTTGTAGA AATGCCAAAGCCCTTAAAGCCaagaaagaagatggaaataAAGCATTTAAGGAAGGAAATTACAAGCTAGCATATGAACTGTACACAGAAGCCTTGGGGATAGACcccaacaacataaaaacaaatgctaaaCTCTACTGTAATCGGGGTACGGTTAATTCCAAG CTTAGGAAGCTAGATGACGCCATAGAGGACTGCACGAATGCGGTGAAACTCGATGACACCTACATAAAAGCCTACTTGAGAAGAGCTCAGTG TTACATGGACACAGAGCAGTTTGAAGAAGCTGTGCGGGACTATGAAAAAGTCTATCAGACGGAGAAAACAAAAG AACACAAACAGCTCCTAAAGAATGCACAACTGGAGCTGAAGAAGAGCAAGAGGAAAGATTACTACAAGATCCTGGGGGTCGACAAGAATGCCTCTGAGGACGAGATCAAGAAAGCTTACCGGAAACGGGCCTTGATGCACCATCCAG ATCGGCACAGTGGGGCCAGTGCTGAGgttcagaaggaggaggaaaagaaattcaaagaagtGGGAGAGGCCTTTACCATCCTCTCTGACCCCAAGAAAAAGACTCGTTATGACAGTGGACAGGACCTGGATGAGGAGGGCATGAATATGGGCG ACTTTGATGCAAACAACATTTTCAAGGCATTCTTCGGTGGTCCTGGGGGCTTCAGCTTTGAAG cGTCTGGCCCGGGgaatttcttctttcagtttggCTAA